The following coding sequences lie in one Oncorhynchus kisutch isolate 150728-3 linkage group LG3, Okis_V2, whole genome shotgun sequence genomic window:
- the rtkna gene encoding rhotekin isoform X10 — protein sequence MFCRNQTTRATIARGSALEMEIRRGKFRRSVLLDTLQDSNIQKKIDHEIRMRDGACKLLAACSQREQALEASKSLLTCNTRIMAYMSELQRMKEAQVMQRVALRSSDAGPTDDRLPCKGKVAISDLRIPLMWKDTEYFKNKGELHRCAVFCLLQVGAEIHDTDMVIVDRTLTDICFDNTIVFSEASPGFELRVELYSCCSEEDYSTGSTPRKLASKLSSSLGRSAGKKLRVAMDPGACSPISNGGGATLLLPLPTVVGPKYHLLAHTTLSLSHVQDSFRTHDLSISGNEECSHWVPLYGSVCCRLAAQPHCMTQQMMSGCLKVKFGGDPQSWTNVYGVLKGTNLFCYHRQEDVEANIEPAFTISINKKTRIRASEKDLHNKAQSICISNHYGGEEVTHTLSADSREDTHRWMEAFWQQFYDMSQWKQCCDDLMKIELPSPRKPTLVTSKQGSLYHEMAPLTIPSCEGILLQDNAVSAEIRALLSSYYNDSY from the exons gACAGTAACATCCAGAAGAAAATAGACCATGAGATCCGGATGCGTGACGGGGCCTGTAAGCTGCTGGCTGCGTGCTCCCAGAGAGAACAGGCCCTGGAGGCCTCCAAGAGCCTGCTCACCTGCAACACCCGCATCATGGCCTACATGTCGGAGCTGCAGAGGATGAAGGAGGCCCAGGTCATGCAGAGGGTTGCACTAAG GTCATCGGACGCAGGGCCCACGGACGACCGACTACCCTGTAAAGGAAAGGTGGCCATCTCAG ACCTGCGGATCCCTCTCATGTGGAAAGACACAGAGTACTTCAAGAACAAAGGAG AGCTGCATCGGTGTGCAGTGTTCTGTCTGCTCCAGGTGGGGGCGGAGATCCACGACACAGACATGGTGATAGTGGACCGGACACTCACCGACATCTGCTTTGACAACACCATAGTGTT CAGCGAGGCCAGCCCGGGATTTGAGCTGCGCGTGGAGCTGTACAGCTGCTGTTCAGAGGAGGACTACTCCACAGGGAGCACGCCTCGGAAACTAGCCAGCAAACTGAGCAGCTCTCTGGGCCGTTCGGCAGGGAAGAAGCTCCGCGTCGCCATGGACCCTGGAGCCTGCAGCCCCATCAGCAACGGAGGAGGAGCCACACTGCTGCTGCCTCTGCCCACAGTGGT GGGACCGAAGTACCATCTCCTGGCCCacaccaccctgtcactgtcacacGTCCAGGACAGCTTCCGCACACATGACCTCAGCATCTCGGGCAACG AGGAGTGTTCACACTGGGTGCCTCTCTACGGCAGTGTATGTTGTCGCCTGGCTGCCCAGCCTCACTGTATGACCCAACAGATGATGAGCGGCTGCTTGAAGGTCAAG TTTGGAGGTGACCCTCAGAGTTGGACAAACGTCTACGGCGTCCTTAAAGGGACAAACCTTTTCTGTTATCACCGGCAAGAGGATGTAGAGGCTAACATAGAGCCAGCTTTTACCATTTCCATCAATAAG AAGACGAGAATACGGGCGTCGGAGAAGGACCTCCACAATAAGGCCCAGAGCATCTGTATCAGTAACCattatggaggagaggaggtgacacacacactctcagcagACAGTCGTGAAGACACACACCGCTGGATGGAGGCCTTCTGGCAACAGTTCTATGACATGA GCCAATGGAAGCAGTGCTGTGACGACCTAATGAAGATTGAGCTGCCATCGCCCCGGAAACCAACCCTGGTCACATCGAAACAGGGTTCTCTTTACCATGAAATGG CCCCCCTCACCATCCCGTCCTGTGAGGGTATCTTGCTGCAGGATAATGCTGTGTCTGCTGAGATTcgtgctctgctctcctcctatTACAACGACAG TTATTGA
- the rtkna gene encoding rhotekin isoform X5 translates to MPMDRYADMEDKLRILEDLNMMYIRQIALSLQDSNIQKKIDHEIRMRDGACKLLAACSQREQALEASKSLLTCNTRIMAYMSELQRMKEAQVMQRVALRSSDAGPTDDRLPCKGKVAISDLRIPLMWKDTEYFKNKGELHRCAVFCLLQVGAEIHDTDMVIVDRTLTDICFDNTIVFSEASPGFELRVELYSCCSEEDYSTGSTPRKLASKLSSSLGRSAGKKLRVAMDPGACSPISNGGGATLLLPLPTVVGPKYHLLAHTTLSLSHVQDSFRTHDLSISGNEECSHWVPLYGSVCCRLAAQPHCMTQQMMSGCLKVKFGGDPQSWTNVYGVLKGTNLFCYHRQEDVEANIEPAFTISINKKTRIRASEKDLHNKAQSICISNHYGGEEVTHTLSADSREDTHRWMEAFWQQFYDMSQWKQCCDDLMKIELPSPRKPTLVTSKQGSLYHEMVIDTSDDISTVTDILARRMQELELRSQLGTSPPWMSLFEDSPGCPRTHNRLPHSPLRCPRPGLLSSEASLTSDSDSPCSTSPCSRHSGWAEPLSLSSPSSHFRPRTLSLDAKLSTLRGRGCGGVLQCSCQPPSSSSLAPIPAQRIPQATLSCSNSTSSNSSSEGSHSPELSDGTPFSHPSSARQSLRNLRAKLDPRNWLQSQV, encoded by the exons gACAGTAACATCCAGAAGAAAATAGACCATGAGATCCGGATGCGTGACGGGGCCTGTAAGCTGCTGGCTGCGTGCTCCCAGAGAGAACAGGCCCTGGAGGCCTCCAAGAGCCTGCTCACCTGCAACACCCGCATCATGGCCTACATGTCGGAGCTGCAGAGGATGAAGGAGGCCCAGGTCATGCAGAGGGTTGCACTAAG GTCATCGGACGCAGGGCCCACGGACGACCGACTACCCTGTAAAGGAAAGGTGGCCATCTCAG ACCTGCGGATCCCTCTCATGTGGAAAGACACAGAGTACTTCAAGAACAAAGGAG AGCTGCATCGGTGTGCAGTGTTCTGTCTGCTCCAGGTGGGGGCGGAGATCCACGACACAGACATGGTGATAGTGGACCGGACACTCACCGACATCTGCTTTGACAACACCATAGTGTT CAGCGAGGCCAGCCCGGGATTTGAGCTGCGCGTGGAGCTGTACAGCTGCTGTTCAGAGGAGGACTACTCCACAGGGAGCACGCCTCGGAAACTAGCCAGCAAACTGAGCAGCTCTCTGGGCCGTTCGGCAGGGAAGAAGCTCCGCGTCGCCATGGACCCTGGAGCCTGCAGCCCCATCAGCAACGGAGGAGGAGCCACACTGCTGCTGCCTCTGCCCACAGTGGT GGGACCGAAGTACCATCTCCTGGCCCacaccaccctgtcactgtcacacGTCCAGGACAGCTTCCGCACACATGACCTCAGCATCTCGGGCAACG AGGAGTGTTCACACTGGGTGCCTCTCTACGGCAGTGTATGTTGTCGCCTGGCTGCCCAGCCTCACTGTATGACCCAACAGATGATGAGCGGCTGCTTGAAGGTCAAG TTTGGAGGTGACCCTCAGAGTTGGACAAACGTCTACGGCGTCCTTAAAGGGACAAACCTTTTCTGTTATCACCGGCAAGAGGATGTAGAGGCTAACATAGAGCCAGCTTTTACCATTTCCATCAATAAG AAGACGAGAATACGGGCGTCGGAGAAGGACCTCCACAATAAGGCCCAGAGCATCTGTATCAGTAACCattatggaggagaggaggtgacacacacactctcagcagACAGTCGTGAAGACACACACCGCTGGATGGAGGCCTTCTGGCAACAGTTCTATGACATGA GCCAATGGAAGCAGTGCTGTGACGACCTAATGAAGATTGAGCTGCCATCGCCCCGGAAACCAACCCTGGTCACATCGAAACAGGGTTCTCTTTACCATGAAATGG TTATTGACACCTCTGATGACATCAGCACGGTGACGGACATCCTGGCACGGCGGATGCAGGAGCTGGAGCTGAGGAGCCAGCTGGGGACCTCTCCTCCCTGGATGTCCCTGTTCGAGGACTCTCCTGGTTGCCCCCGCACCCACAACCGCCTCCCCCACAGCCCCCTGCGCTGCCCCCGGCCCGGCCTGCTCTCCTCAGAAGCCAGCCTGACCTCGGACAGCGACAGCCCCTGCAGCACCAGCCCTTGCTCCCGCCACAGTGGCTGGGCagagcccctctccctctcctccccctcctcacactTCCGCCCCCGCACCCTCTCCCTGGACGCCAAGCTCAGCACCCTCAGGGGCAGGGGGTGTGGAGGGGTGTTACAGTGCTCCTGtcagcccccctcctcctcctcccttgccCCCATCCCAGCCCAACGCATCCCCCAGGCCACCCTGTCCTGCTCCAACTCTACCTCCAGTAACAGCTCCAGTGAGGGCAGCCACAGCCCTGAGTTGTCAGACGGCACCCCTTTCTCACACCCCTCTTCGGCCCGTCAGAGCCTCAGGAACTTGAGGGCTAAACTGGACCCCCGGAATTGGCTCCAGAGCCAGGTATAA
- the rtkna gene encoding rhotekin isoform X4: MFCRNQTTRATIARGSALEMEIRRGKFRRSVLLDTLQDSNIQKKIDHEIRMRDGACKLLAACSQREQALEASKSLLTCNTRIMAYMSELQRMKEAQVMQRVALRSSDAGPTDDRLPCKGKVAISDLRIPLMWKDTEYFKNKGELHRCAVFCLLQVGAEIHDTDMVIVDRTLTDICFDNTIVFSEASPGFELRVELYSCCSEEDYSTGSTPRKLASKLSSSLGRSAGKKLRVAMDPGACSPISNGGGATLLLPLPTVVGPKYHLLAHTTLSLSHVQDSFRTHDLSISGNEECSHWVPLYGSVCCRLAAQPHCMTQQMMSGCLKVKFGGDPQSWTNVYGVLKGTNLFCYHRQEDVEANIEPAFTISINKKTRIRASEKDLHNKAQSICISNHYGGEEVTHTLSADSREDTHRWMEAFWQQFYDMSQWKQCCDDLMKIELPSPRKPTLVTSKQGSLYHEMVIDTSDDISTVTDILARRMQELELRSQLGTSPPWMSLFEDSPGCPRTHNRLPHSPLRCPRPGLLSSEASLTSDSDSPCSTSPCSRHSGWAEPLSLSSPSSHFRPRTLSLDAKLSTLRGRGCGGVLQCSCQPPSSSSLAPIPAQRIPQATLSCSNSTSSNSSSEGSHSPELSDGTPFSHPSSARQSLRNLRAKLDPRNWLQSQV; encoded by the exons gACAGTAACATCCAGAAGAAAATAGACCATGAGATCCGGATGCGTGACGGGGCCTGTAAGCTGCTGGCTGCGTGCTCCCAGAGAGAACAGGCCCTGGAGGCCTCCAAGAGCCTGCTCACCTGCAACACCCGCATCATGGCCTACATGTCGGAGCTGCAGAGGATGAAGGAGGCCCAGGTCATGCAGAGGGTTGCACTAAG GTCATCGGACGCAGGGCCCACGGACGACCGACTACCCTGTAAAGGAAAGGTGGCCATCTCAG ACCTGCGGATCCCTCTCATGTGGAAAGACACAGAGTACTTCAAGAACAAAGGAG AGCTGCATCGGTGTGCAGTGTTCTGTCTGCTCCAGGTGGGGGCGGAGATCCACGACACAGACATGGTGATAGTGGACCGGACACTCACCGACATCTGCTTTGACAACACCATAGTGTT CAGCGAGGCCAGCCCGGGATTTGAGCTGCGCGTGGAGCTGTACAGCTGCTGTTCAGAGGAGGACTACTCCACAGGGAGCACGCCTCGGAAACTAGCCAGCAAACTGAGCAGCTCTCTGGGCCGTTCGGCAGGGAAGAAGCTCCGCGTCGCCATGGACCCTGGAGCCTGCAGCCCCATCAGCAACGGAGGAGGAGCCACACTGCTGCTGCCTCTGCCCACAGTGGT GGGACCGAAGTACCATCTCCTGGCCCacaccaccctgtcactgtcacacGTCCAGGACAGCTTCCGCACACATGACCTCAGCATCTCGGGCAACG AGGAGTGTTCACACTGGGTGCCTCTCTACGGCAGTGTATGTTGTCGCCTGGCTGCCCAGCCTCACTGTATGACCCAACAGATGATGAGCGGCTGCTTGAAGGTCAAG TTTGGAGGTGACCCTCAGAGTTGGACAAACGTCTACGGCGTCCTTAAAGGGACAAACCTTTTCTGTTATCACCGGCAAGAGGATGTAGAGGCTAACATAGAGCCAGCTTTTACCATTTCCATCAATAAG AAGACGAGAATACGGGCGTCGGAGAAGGACCTCCACAATAAGGCCCAGAGCATCTGTATCAGTAACCattatggaggagaggaggtgacacacacactctcagcagACAGTCGTGAAGACACACACCGCTGGATGGAGGCCTTCTGGCAACAGTTCTATGACATGA GCCAATGGAAGCAGTGCTGTGACGACCTAATGAAGATTGAGCTGCCATCGCCCCGGAAACCAACCCTGGTCACATCGAAACAGGGTTCTCTTTACCATGAAATGG TTATTGACACCTCTGATGACATCAGCACGGTGACGGACATCCTGGCACGGCGGATGCAGGAGCTGGAGCTGAGGAGCCAGCTGGGGACCTCTCCTCCCTGGATGTCCCTGTTCGAGGACTCTCCTGGTTGCCCCCGCACCCACAACCGCCTCCCCCACAGCCCCCTGCGCTGCCCCCGGCCCGGCCTGCTCTCCTCAGAAGCCAGCCTGACCTCGGACAGCGACAGCCCCTGCAGCACCAGCCCTTGCTCCCGCCACAGTGGCTGGGCagagcccctctccctctcctccccctcctcacactTCCGCCCCCGCACCCTCTCCCTGGACGCCAAGCTCAGCACCCTCAGGGGCAGGGGGTGTGGAGGGGTGTTACAGTGCTCCTGtcagcccccctcctcctcctcccttgccCCCATCCCAGCCCAACGCATCCCCCAGGCCACCCTGTCCTGCTCCAACTCTACCTCCAGTAACAGCTCCAGTGAGGGCAGCCACAGCCCTGAGTTGTCAGACGGCACCCCTTTCTCACACCCCTCTTCGGCCCGTCAGAGCCTCAGGAACTTGAGGGCTAAACTGGACCCCCGGAATTGGCTCCAGAGCCAGGTATAA
- the rtkna gene encoding rhotekin isoform X3, with amino-acid sequence MFCRNQTTRATIARGSALEMEIRRGKFRRSVLLDTLQDSNIQKKIDHEIRMRDGACKLLAACSQREQALEASKSLLTCNTRIMAYMSELQRMKEAQVMQRVALRSSDAGPTDDRLPCKGKVAISDLRIPLMWKDTEYFKNKGELHRCAVFCLLQVGAEIHDTDMVIVDRTLTDICFDNTIVFSEASPGFELRVELYSCCSEEDYSTGSTPRKLASKLSSSLGRSAGKKLRVAMDPGACSPISNGGGATLLLPLPTVVGPKYHLLAHTTLSLSHVQDSFRTHDLSISGNEECSHWVPLYGSVCCRLAAQPHCMTQQMMSGCLKVKQFGGDPQSWTNVYGVLKGTNLFCYHRQEDVEANIEPAFTISINKTRIRASEKDLHNKAQSICISNHYGGEEVTHTLSADSREDTHRWMEAFWQQFYDMSQWKQCCDDLMKIELPSPRKPTLVTSKQGSLYHEMVIDTSDDISTVTDILARRMQELELRSQLGTSPPWMSLFEDSPGCPRTHNRLPHSPLRCPRPGLLSSEASLTSDSDSPCSTSPCSRHSGWAEPLSLSSPSSHFRPRTLSLDAKLSTLRGRGCGGVLQCSCQPPSSSSLAPIPAQRIPQATLSCSNSTSSNSSSEGSHSPELSDGTPFSHPSSARQSLRNLRAKLDPRNWLQSQV; translated from the exons gACAGTAACATCCAGAAGAAAATAGACCATGAGATCCGGATGCGTGACGGGGCCTGTAAGCTGCTGGCTGCGTGCTCCCAGAGAGAACAGGCCCTGGAGGCCTCCAAGAGCCTGCTCACCTGCAACACCCGCATCATGGCCTACATGTCGGAGCTGCAGAGGATGAAGGAGGCCCAGGTCATGCAGAGGGTTGCACTAAG GTCATCGGACGCAGGGCCCACGGACGACCGACTACCCTGTAAAGGAAAGGTGGCCATCTCAG ACCTGCGGATCCCTCTCATGTGGAAAGACACAGAGTACTTCAAGAACAAAGGAG AGCTGCATCGGTGTGCAGTGTTCTGTCTGCTCCAGGTGGGGGCGGAGATCCACGACACAGACATGGTGATAGTGGACCGGACACTCACCGACATCTGCTTTGACAACACCATAGTGTT CAGCGAGGCCAGCCCGGGATTTGAGCTGCGCGTGGAGCTGTACAGCTGCTGTTCAGAGGAGGACTACTCCACAGGGAGCACGCCTCGGAAACTAGCCAGCAAACTGAGCAGCTCTCTGGGCCGTTCGGCAGGGAAGAAGCTCCGCGTCGCCATGGACCCTGGAGCCTGCAGCCCCATCAGCAACGGAGGAGGAGCCACACTGCTGCTGCCTCTGCCCACAGTGGT GGGACCGAAGTACCATCTCCTGGCCCacaccaccctgtcactgtcacacGTCCAGGACAGCTTCCGCACACATGACCTCAGCATCTCGGGCAACG AGGAGTGTTCACACTGGGTGCCTCTCTACGGCAGTGTATGTTGTCGCCTGGCTGCCCAGCCTCACTGTATGACCCAACAGATGATGAGCGGCTGCTTGAAGGTCAAG CAGTTTGGAGGTGACCCTCAGAGTTGGACAAACGTCTACGGCGTCCTTAAAGGGACAAACCTTTTCTGTTATCACCGGCAAGAGGATGTAGAGGCTAACATAGAGCCAGCTTTTACCATTTCCATCAATAAG ACGAGAATACGGGCGTCGGAGAAGGACCTCCACAATAAGGCCCAGAGCATCTGTATCAGTAACCattatggaggagaggaggtgacacacacactctcagcagACAGTCGTGAAGACACACACCGCTGGATGGAGGCCTTCTGGCAACAGTTCTATGACATGA GCCAATGGAAGCAGTGCTGTGACGACCTAATGAAGATTGAGCTGCCATCGCCCCGGAAACCAACCCTGGTCACATCGAAACAGGGTTCTCTTTACCATGAAATGG TTATTGACACCTCTGATGACATCAGCACGGTGACGGACATCCTGGCACGGCGGATGCAGGAGCTGGAGCTGAGGAGCCAGCTGGGGACCTCTCCTCCCTGGATGTCCCTGTTCGAGGACTCTCCTGGTTGCCCCCGCACCCACAACCGCCTCCCCCACAGCCCCCTGCGCTGCCCCCGGCCCGGCCTGCTCTCCTCAGAAGCCAGCCTGACCTCGGACAGCGACAGCCCCTGCAGCACCAGCCCTTGCTCCCGCCACAGTGGCTGGGCagagcccctctccctctcctccccctcctcacactTCCGCCCCCGCACCCTCTCCCTGGACGCCAAGCTCAGCACCCTCAGGGGCAGGGGGTGTGGAGGGGTGTTACAGTGCTCCTGtcagcccccctcctcctcctcccttgccCCCATCCCAGCCCAACGCATCCCCCAGGCCACCCTGTCCTGCTCCAACTCTACCTCCAGTAACAGCTCCAGTGAGGGCAGCCACAGCCCTGAGTTGTCAGACGGCACCCCTTTCTCACACCCCTCTTCGGCCCGTCAGAGCCTCAGGAACTTGAGGGCTAAACTGGACCCCCGGAATTGGCTCCAGAGCCAGGTATAA
- the rtkna gene encoding rhotekin isoform X6 translates to MPMDRYADMEDKLRILEDLNMMYIRQIALSLQDSNIQKKIDHEIRMRDGACKLLAACSQREQALEASKSLLTCNTRIMAYMSELQRMKEAQVMQRVALRSSDAGPTDDRLPCKGKVAISDLRIPLMWKDTEYFKNKGELHRCAVFCLLQVGAEIHDTDMVIVDRTLTDICFDNTIVFSEASPGFELRVELYSCCSEEDYSTGSTPRKLASKLSSSLGRSAGKKLRVAMDPGACSPISNGGGATLLLPLPTVVGPKYHLLAHTTLSLSHVQDSFRTHDLSISGNEECSHWVPLYGSVCCRLAAQPHCMTQQMMSGCLKVKQFGGDPQSWTNVYGVLKGTNLFCYHRQEDVEANIEPAFTISINKKTRIRASEKDLHNKAQSICISNHYGGEEVTHTLSADSREDTHRWMEAFWQQFYDMSQWKQCCDDLMKIELPSPRKPTLVTSKQGSLYHEMVIDTSDDISTVTDILARRMQELELRSQLGTSPPWMSLFEDSPGCPRTHNRLPHSPLRCPRPGLLSSEASLTSDSDSPCSTSPCSRHSGWAEPLSLSSPSSHFRPRTLSLDAKLSTLRGRGCGGVLQCSCQPPSSSSLAPIPAQRIPQATLSCSNSTSSNSSSEGSHSPELSDGTPFSHPSSARQSLRNLRAKLDPRNWLQSQV, encoded by the exons gACAGTAACATCCAGAAGAAAATAGACCATGAGATCCGGATGCGTGACGGGGCCTGTAAGCTGCTGGCTGCGTGCTCCCAGAGAGAACAGGCCCTGGAGGCCTCCAAGAGCCTGCTCACCTGCAACACCCGCATCATGGCCTACATGTCGGAGCTGCAGAGGATGAAGGAGGCCCAGGTCATGCAGAGGGTTGCACTAAG GTCATCGGACGCAGGGCCCACGGACGACCGACTACCCTGTAAAGGAAAGGTGGCCATCTCAG ACCTGCGGATCCCTCTCATGTGGAAAGACACAGAGTACTTCAAGAACAAAGGAG AGCTGCATCGGTGTGCAGTGTTCTGTCTGCTCCAGGTGGGGGCGGAGATCCACGACACAGACATGGTGATAGTGGACCGGACACTCACCGACATCTGCTTTGACAACACCATAGTGTT CAGCGAGGCCAGCCCGGGATTTGAGCTGCGCGTGGAGCTGTACAGCTGCTGTTCAGAGGAGGACTACTCCACAGGGAGCACGCCTCGGAAACTAGCCAGCAAACTGAGCAGCTCTCTGGGCCGTTCGGCAGGGAAGAAGCTCCGCGTCGCCATGGACCCTGGAGCCTGCAGCCCCATCAGCAACGGAGGAGGAGCCACACTGCTGCTGCCTCTGCCCACAGTGGT GGGACCGAAGTACCATCTCCTGGCCCacaccaccctgtcactgtcacacGTCCAGGACAGCTTCCGCACACATGACCTCAGCATCTCGGGCAACG AGGAGTGTTCACACTGGGTGCCTCTCTACGGCAGTGTATGTTGTCGCCTGGCTGCCCAGCCTCACTGTATGACCCAACAGATGATGAGCGGCTGCTTGAAGGTCAAG CAGTTTGGAGGTGACCCTCAGAGTTGGACAAACGTCTACGGCGTCCTTAAAGGGACAAACCTTTTCTGTTATCACCGGCAAGAGGATGTAGAGGCTAACATAGAGCCAGCTTTTACCATTTCCATCAATAAG AAGACGAGAATACGGGCGTCGGAGAAGGACCTCCACAATAAGGCCCAGAGCATCTGTATCAGTAACCattatggaggagaggaggtgacacacacactctcagcagACAGTCGTGAAGACACACACCGCTGGATGGAGGCCTTCTGGCAACAGTTCTATGACATGA GCCAATGGAAGCAGTGCTGTGACGACCTAATGAAGATTGAGCTGCCATCGCCCCGGAAACCAACCCTGGTCACATCGAAACAGGGTTCTCTTTACCATGAAATGG TTATTGACACCTCTGATGACATCAGCACGGTGACGGACATCCTGGCACGGCGGATGCAGGAGCTGGAGCTGAGGAGCCAGCTGGGGACCTCTCCTCCCTGGATGTCCCTGTTCGAGGACTCTCCTGGTTGCCCCCGCACCCACAACCGCCTCCCCCACAGCCCCCTGCGCTGCCCCCGGCCCGGCCTGCTCTCCTCAGAAGCCAGCCTGACCTCGGACAGCGACAGCCCCTGCAGCACCAGCCCTTGCTCCCGCCACAGTGGCTGGGCagagcccctctccctctcctccccctcctcacactTCCGCCCCCGCACCCTCTCCCTGGACGCCAAGCTCAGCACCCTCAGGGGCAGGGGGTGTGGAGGGGTGTTACAGTGCTCCTGtcagcccccctcctcctcctcccttgccCCCATCCCAGCCCAACGCATCCCCCAGGCCACCCTGTCCTGCTCCAACTCTACCTCCAGTAACAGCTCCAGTGAGGGCAGCCACAGCCCTGAGTTGTCAGACGGCACCCCTTTCTCACACCCCTCTTCGGCCCGTCAGAGCCTCAGGAACTTGAGGGCTAAACTGGACCCCCGGAATTGGCTCCAGAGCCAGGTATAA